The region aaacaatttcaCCATCCCAAGGGATTTGGGGTGGTTTTCCCCAGCAAACTGAGGCTGCGTATTGATCAAGTGTTTTGGCCAGGACGCAAGGTCCCCCTGCCCCCCATCGTGATAGGCCACACTGACTCCTCTTCTATAATCTCTGTGCCAATAAGGACTGCAAGTGGGGTGGTGTGACTGTGGGGTTCAGTTACTAATTTCTCCAACTAATTGAGATTTGCAGATATCCTCTGTTCCCACCCAGGTTTCCTCACCAATGGACTGGATCCGGCTAATCCAAGAACTGCTTGATGTTATTCTGAATTTTCTCGGGGCagaaatatgtatctgtatatgcTTCCAGTCTGACAGGGCCACAGCTCTCTGATGGGATTGGATTATGCATATCTCGCCTGGCTTCAAGGCCTCAATAGGAAAATTTCAGTGGGGACACACCCAGAGCACAGGGGGGTTGAGCCAACGTCAATATTGGGAGGCTTCGGTTAAACAGATTAAGAACACGGGCTCCGGAGCCAGACTACCCAGTTCAAATTTTCAGATCTTCAGTCTACCCTTGACTGGCTGtttaccctctacctccctggtgcctcagtttccccatctgtaaaatggtggttaCATTCCCTGGGGACCTTACATGGCCTGAGGGAGGGGCCATGTAAGAGGCTGGAAGCCTGGAGCTGCTAAATAGGAAGAGGAGGTGACTGCCTTGGGCAGTGAATGTGGCTTGAGTAAGTCCATGAGGAGTGGGCGCTTGCTCAGCCTGGCCACAGGCCCAAGTGACTCCGAGGTGGGGAGACAGGTCTATAATCACCTCTGGGGCAGGGATGTGGGAGGCATACAGGGTAAACTGAGGTCTTGAGCAACTACCCGCCCAGCAATCATGGAGGGGGCAGGGTCCAATCCAGACACAGATGCTCTCTGCCAGGTACGATGTCTCTCCTGAGCAGCTTTCCTCACCCATAAGGTGGGGATAATCACAATGCCTTTCATCTAGGGTGATTGTGGGAGCAGCTGAGAGGGTGAGTGTAAAACTCAGCCCAGAGCCCAGCACCTCAGAAGCTAtcaggaaatgacagcttctGTTATTCATATCAACATCCTCATGTTACCTGGCTTGCCTGCCACTAGCCCTGCCCAGGTcctgggctgggccctggggcctGGGAATCGTGGACAGTGATGGCATCAGTCCAGCCCTTCAAGCAAACAGTGTGGGCAGCCACTTCCTACCTCCTGGGGAAGTCACTGGGTGAGCGCccagagagaggcccagagggctCGGGGCCCTTGTGGGCACAAGTACGGTCACATGGGCCCTTAACCCTGTGAGGCTAAATCAAACGCATAGATGACAGAGAGGCCTCTGACCTCCCGTCCAGAGCCCTGGCCCCACCACAGATTCTCAGAGGCAACCAGGATGAAAAGGCCAAGGCCACCTTTTGAGAATATGGTCCCTGGCCTCAGGTATCCCTCAAGGtgatccacattcacacacagtcaggCCGATCTGTGGACACTATGTCTCCACATAGGACATTATTGTCCCTTAATAAGTCAGTTACCCCTTGAACTGTACTGGCTGTTCCCTGGGCCCGGAAGGCTCCGTCCTCCAGATAATTTCCTGGCTCAGCGCCTCCCTTCAGTTCTTTATCCAAATGACCCCTTCTCAGGCGGCCCCGTGTAACATCGCCACCTTCCCTCCCCCCACTTGGCGTGTGGGCCGTCTTGCTTACTGATGTATTTCTGGTACCTGCAACAGGATTGGGCAAACAGtaggcactaaataaatatttgttgagtgaatgctCCATAAAGTGGCTGAAATCTTTGGGGAAGCAGCCCCTCCTCACGGTGCCAATCTGCTCAGTGGCAGGGACAGCCCAGGGTGAAAGAGGTCCAGGCTTTCCTCAGAGAGAACCCTGTATCTCCGGCCACCTCCACAGGGCCTGGAGGAAGGGGCACACGTACCCGATGGACAGACATGCTCCACTGATAAATGACCGAAACAAGTGTGACACTCTGTATATATTATAAATCCACTTTGTGAAAAAATTAGCCATTGGGGTTATTCATTCAGATAAAAGGAAAACTCCGATTTCCTCTCTGCATATCCTTTTGCCACCACATGTATAGGATTTTCCATAACAAGTAATTCTCTAGTTCTCAGTGGATAAGGATTGGGTATCCATCATTTGACTCAATTCCAATGCTAACTGCCTGGAGTTTACACAGTCCCCAGAGGATAAGGGCTCAGTCCCGCCAGACTGGTCCCATTCCAGATGCTAATCACAAgtcccaggttgtcacctgtactGCTGACCAACTGGCTGAAAGTCGGGAGTTCCCACCACCCCCTCCTTCCTCAGGTCGGACAATTTGCTTGGACAGCTCACATAATTCAGGCAAACACTTATGttcaccagtttattataaaggatggaactcaggaacagccaagcGGCTGAGATGCACAGGGCGAGGTGAGCAGGAAGGGGCACAGCTTCCAGGCCCTTTGGTGTTCCACCCGCCCGGCCCTCTGATGTTATCCACCGACCCAGGGGCCTCTGGACACCATCATGTTCAGTTTTTAACGGAGCTTCCGTTAAATAGGCAGGTGTGATAGGAAGAGGCTTGGTATGGATAACAAAGGCGCCTGCTCCTTGCTTTGTGACTCTGGCACTACTTCAGGAACTGGGGACAAAATATTGTAacgacaaaggacaccatcaacagaacaaaaaggcatcctacagtatgggagaatacattcataaacgacatatccgataaggggttgatattcaaaatatataaagagctagtgcacctcaacaaacaaaaagctaataatccaattaaaaaatgggcagaggatctaaacagacacttctccaaagaagaaagtcagatggccaacgggtacatgaaaagatgctccacatcgcttgtcatcagagaaatgcaaattaaaaccacaatgaggtatcacctcacaccagttaggatggtcaccatccaaaagacaaacaacaacaaatgttggtgaggatgtggagacaggggaaccctcctacactgctggtgggaatgcaaattagttcaaccactgtggaaagcagtatgaggttcctcaaaaaactcaaaatagaaataccatttgtcccaggaactccactcctaggaatttatcctaagaatgcaggagcccagtttgaaaaagacagatgcacccctgtgtttatcgcagcactgtttacaatagccaagaaatggaagcaacctaagtgtccatcagtagatgaatagataaagaagatgtggtacatatacacaatggaatattatgcagccataagaagaaaacaaatcctaccatttgcaacaacatggatggagctagagggtattatgctcagtgaaatatgccaggccgtgaaagacaagcatcaaatgatttcactcatctgtggagtataagaacaaagcaaaaactgaaggaacaaaacagcaacagacttactgaacccaagaatggactaacagttaccaaagggaaagggactggggaggatgggtgggaagggagcaataaaggggaaaaggggcattatgattagcacacataatgtagcgggggtaGGGGAGGCACGGGGacggcagtatagcacagagaagacaagtagtgactctatagcatcttactacactgatggacagtgactgtaatggggtatgtggtggggacttgataatggggggaatctagtaaccaaaatgttgctcatgtaattgtatattaatgataccaaaattttaaaaatatatcataacGAAAGATACTCCTTTTACCTtgatcacttaggaaattacaagggttttaggcactctggccaggagctggggaggaagaccaatatatatatatttcttataccaCAGTAGCACAACAGGTATTCAATTCATTAAACAGAAATTTGTTAAGCACCTACTGCATGTCAGGCCTGGGACTGGGTGAGTAAAGCACCACTACAAAAGCAGAATAGctccagtggggaggcaggagggtgcAGTGGTTAGGAAGGCTGGCTCTGGACAGCTGGCTCTGAACTCCTTTCTGGGTGTCCTTGGGCATGTCATTTGTAGGTCAAGGATAGCCAAGGTCCTAAACCCTCGCTCGGGCTGTTTAAGGATTAAACGATATCAGGTGTGTTACTTGCTCTTAGCTCAGGGCCTGACCCAAGGGAAGCCCTCTGTAAGCATCATTCTTGGGACCCTGGGCGCATCTGGTCCCTGCATGAGGCAGGCACCGTTGTCACCACTTCCATCTAACAGGCAAGGCAACCAAGACTCGCCGGTGTGAGGTTACTGGTCTAGGTCACACACTGAGGAAAGAGCagggccaggattcaaacccagggggGTCAATCCCACAGCACCCCTTGGACCATTTCAGTTTGCACAGGGAGCCTCTATCATGTtcctaaaggaaaaagaaaaatatatcctgTGGTGGTGAAGTTTATGCGTCAGGTTGGCTGGGCCACAGCGACTACATACTCAGTCAAACACCAGTCTAGATGTTGCTATGAAggcatttctaaaaattaaatcaacattTAAATCAAATTTATCAGATTACCCTCTACAGTGTGGGTGGGCTTTgtctaatcagttgaaggcctctAGAGGAAAAAGCCTGCGGTCCCCAAGGAAGAGATAATTCTGTCTTCAGACTGTCTTGGGACTTGAACTACAGCATCGACTCTCCCCTGGGTCTTCAGCCTGCTGCCCTGCCCTACAGATGTTGGACTTGCCGGGTTTCACAGTCACGTGAACCAGTCCCTTAAACGAATTCTGTTTATATCCCcatcctgttggttctgtttctgaaCCTTGACTAACACATCCCATCCTAGGAACCCAGGGCATGGATTTGGTGAGTGAGGTAGACCAAAGCCCGTATCTCAACAGACTCCTGAGACACTTCTCTTAGCTTTATAATCTGAGATCAACTACCCAAACTTTGTGAAACCTAGAATGAGACCCATATATACTCCCCATAGACAGTGCACTCAAATAGAAAGCTTAAATTCTTAGTTGGACAAGGGAAGGGGATGCTTGGAGAAAGCCCTGGAGACCACTAGATTCCTCTACCCCAGGTAGCCACCCTCTAGACCCACGGGGACCCTGAGCCCACCTGCACAGGATGCTGGGCGCAGGTCTGGCCCCCAGCGCTCTTACTGGAGAAGCTCCCAAAGGATTGGTTATTAACCGCGACACCTGCCCCAGGCAACCTGCAGCAGGCATGGAGGGGCTGCGGCTGGGGTGCAAGCAGTGGTGGTGGAGTGAGGAGCCGGCCCTGACCTTGGGGGAGTTCTCTGGTCACAGGTCGGTGGTGCCGAGGAGCACTGGGCCAGCCCGGGTAAATGCCTAACCAGGCCATGGCTTatctgtgtccctgcaagattACGTTTGAAGTCGGGGCCCTCaggtacctcagaatatgaccttcTTGGAAACAGGGTCATCGCAGATGCAATTGGTCAAGATGAGGTAACACTGAGAAGTGTGTGTACTTAATCTGACTAGTGTCCTTACAaaagggggaaatttggacacacacacacacagggagcatGCATGTGACATAACGGCAGAGGTCAGGCTGATGCTTCTGCCAGCCAAGGAACGCCAACgattgccagcaaaccaccagGAACCAGGAGGTGcagggaacagattctccctgaCAACCCTCGGAAGGAACCACCCCTGGGGACACTTGTTCtcggactcccagcctccagagctgtgaggcaATGCACTTCTACAGTGTAAGCCATACTCAGGGAGCCCCAGAGACCTGATCCACCACGTCCCACCACCCATGGAGTCTGGCTACTCTCCTCTAACAAGGCCCCCTGAAGAGCCATCTGCCCTGTTCCtgaaggtcagaagagaatggcgacACCTACTAGGCCTCGGGGGTTTTTTAAAGCCCTGGTATCACATTCCTTAGCGACTGCAAAAATGTAGATTtctgggccccactccagacctgCTGAGTCAGAATCCTTGCCAATTTTCTCACATCATCACCAATATTGgatctttcattgatttttttttcaaagaccaTTAAAAGACTTCTCATTTTTATCTGTATGCCTTTCATTATCAGAGAGGTTGGGCACTATTTCTGGTTTACTGGTCTTTtggatttctttatattttttataaatatatatacacacacacataattcatGTCATTTGCCCAattttcttgtcttctttttcttattgttttataAAAGCTCTTTATACATTATGGGCATTAGTttgtaaacatatttaaaatacttttatatttgttttatcacCTTCTCACCACACagaagttttttcctttttggctgGGTCAGGTTTGCTGACCTTTTCTCTTAGAGCTTCAAAGTTTTATGTCACACATAGAAGAGTCCCCTACAGTTTGATTCTGCGCAGTCATGGGTTCCAACTCATGAACAATTCTTATTTTATCTACCCGCTGCCACAGTAGCTGCCTGGCCTTTCGATGCCCTGCACAGCTCTCCAGCCTCGAGGTGGGGCTCAGTCTCTGGGAGTCTCAGGGCTGGCCTGAACCGGCGAGCTGCTGGGTGCCTGGCCCTGGCCTCAAGCTCTTCTCTAGTTCCACTGCCACCCGGGGGGCTGCAGCCTGGATGGCATTCTGGATGCTCTGTAGGTTCCACTGGGTCCTCAAGAGGGCATCGTCCAGGGTGAAGAAGCCATCGCGTGTGCGCCGCACTTGGGAGCAGACAGCCGTGCTCTTCAGCTCCAAGCCAATTTCATGCACCAGCCTTCGCAGCTGCTTCTGCGTCTCATGCATGCACTGCACCTCTGCCATGGACACAGGACAGCTATGGTGGTGAGCACAGCCTCTGGGGTCTGCTGATCTAGATTCACACCCCTTGATACCTCCTGGCTGCGTAATGACTTTAACAAGACACCTTCCTTCGCTAGAGCTTTGCTATTCAGTGTAGCCCAAGACCCAGCCGTGGAAGTGGGTCAGAcaagcagaatctcaggccccatccTGACCCGCTGAGTAGGAATTTGCCTTTTAAGACCTCAGGTGATCTGTGGGCAAGATAATGTTCGAGAAGCACTGCCCTAAGACTTGgtttgctcatctgtgaaatgtgtGGTTGTGAGGAGTCAAGAGAGCATTTATATAAGGTGCTTAGCATCAGGAAAGCCTTGGTTAGTGCTCAAGAAAAGGAGCCTTCACACTATCAAAGCATCTaataacaaaaatgacaaaaaatggTTCCTCTAAGGCATAGGAGTGGAGGTAAATCTATGGGTACCTTCCTCTGAAGTCAAATGAGTTTCTTATGCGGTCATAAAAAAAAGGAGATGcagtaggaaaaaagaaaagaaaagaagcctTCATTAATAGGATCAACAGAGAAGAAAGGAGTTGCGGGACTGAGGTGGGTAGGACTGGGGAGGTAAGAGGGGTGTCCGAAGGCCCACAGCAACTTGAAACACTGAGTGGCTCGGGAAATGGGCTGCTCAATATAACCTTTGCTTGTTAAGGTCTAGTTTCAAAGAGATTTGGCAGGAGATTGGACAGCGTttgttctgtgtgctgtgtgaccaGCCACGTCTGGCCCAGGGCTCTGAAGAAGTGGACCCCTGGTGTCTTGGCCAGCAGAGATCAGGGCCGGTGTAGGCAGGCCTCTGCAAGGGCATTCTGTGGTGACTCCCCAAACCCAGCAGCCCACCTTAGGCAACTTACCTAAGAGGAATTCTGGGGGTGCAAAGTATAGGCATCGGATGCCAGTTATCAGCATCGGGGACTTGCTCATGGGCCGGATCAAGCCTCTCACAGCCATCTCATAGGCCTCCTGCGTCTGCAGGTCAATGTTGGAGTACCTGGGGATCAGAAAGCAGCTGGAGGGGggctggcagggggtggggagccgGGATTTTCACCTCTGGCCCAGCGCTTCACTCGTGAAAGCTGACGTTCCTGAAGTTCTTCACTTGCTTTCCGTCTTCCCTGTCCCTCCAGCTGCCTTTGCTCAGGCCCCTCCAATCCCTAAATGCAGGGATTGTAAGCCCTTTCTGGCTTCAACAGgcacacatgccaactgcccccagcccagctctgaACCCTGACAGTGTGGATTGGGCTCTCCTCTCCACTAGACCACATGTTCCCTGGGAGGCCAGGGGGGATCTCGTTTCCCTTGGTTTCCCTGGGTGGCTGGCCCAAAACCGTGGCACAAAAAACACTGTGCATGCTGTGGAAGGATCAGTGGTTCTTGTGCCTGGTTCTGGGCTCTAAGAAGAGGAGCCCGGGGCAGGTGGGGCCTACAGGAAGCTCGTGGGCGCTTCCTGCTCTGCCGGCATCTCCCTGAGGGTCCCTTCAGGGAGGTGTGAGTCAGGCCCCACTCACATCACCAGGGCCTTCTGATGGGAACCTTGGATCACAGCCAGGATTCGGTCCAGCTTCTCTCTGGTCACATGGTCTGAAAAAGCCAGGGGATGTAGGCACACAGGTGGCTACTGAGAGACtcccttcctcccagctagccCTGTGCTTGGAAGGCACCGGAGGGGATCCTGGAGCATCCGCCAGCCCCAGGGTTCCCAATTAGGGGGTTGAGAGTCCTTTGAGAATCTTAAGACCCTCTCAGAAAGATACACTTGAACTCAGGATTGTGAGGACATTTTCAAGGAGCTCACAGACTCCATGTTGAGGCCACTTTCTTCTGGAAATAAGGCTCAAAGCCATGGTGGGACTTGCTCAATATTCTCAGCCAGGTCCTCTGAGCCCCAGTCTGGGATTTTCCATGTCAGGGACCCTGGAAGGGAGAATGTCATCTGCATGCGGAAACACGTGGCAAGAAGCGGGAGGAGCCATCTTCTGGCCTCACCAAGTGGCTGGGGTGGGTGGCAGCACTCA is a window of Manis pentadactyla isolate mManPen7 chromosome 3, mManPen7.hap1, whole genome shotgun sequence DNA encoding:
- the TRUB2 gene encoding pseudouridylate synthase TRUB2, mitochondrial isoform X1 codes for the protein MRPRGLARLHGLFAAYKPPGLKWKHLRDTVELQLLKGVNAGKPPAPEQRVRFLLGPMEGSEEKELTLTATSVPTLTSHPLVCGPAFTSLKVGVGHRLDAEASGVLGRCCVLGVGRGRSLLTDMYNAHLTKDYAVRGLLGKATEDFCEGGRLVEKTTFDHVTREKLDRILAVIQGSHQKALVMYSNIDLQTQEAYEMAVRGLIRPMSKSPMLITGIRCLYFAPPEFLLEVQCMHETQKQLRRLVHEIGLELKSTAVCSQVRRTRDGFFTLDDALLRTQWNLQSIQNAIQAAAPRVAVELEKSLRPGPGTQQLAGSGQP
- the TRUB2 gene encoding pseudouridylate synthase TRUB2, mitochondrial isoform X3, whose amino-acid sequence is MSFTCACSGVNAGKPPAPEQRVRFLLGPMEGSEEKELTLTATSVPTLTSHPLVCGPAFTSLKVGVGHRLDAEASGVLGRCCVLGVGRGRSLLTDMYNAHLTKDYAVRGLLGKATEDFCEGGRLVEKTTFDHVTREKLDRILAVIQGSHQKALVMYSNIDLQTQEAYEMAVRGLIRPMSKSPMLITGIRCLYFAPPEFLLEVQCMHETQKQLRRLVHEIGLELKSTAVCSQVRRTRDGFFTLDDALLRTQWNLQSIQNAIQAAAPRVAVELEKSLRPGPGTQQLAGSGQP
- the TRUB2 gene encoding pseudouridylate synthase TRUB2, mitochondrial isoform X2 gives rise to the protein MRPRGLARLHGLFAAYKPPGLKWKHLRDTVELQLLKGVNAGKPPAPEQRVRFLLGPMEGSEEKELTLTATSVPTLTSHPLVCGPAFTSLKVGVGHRLDAEASGVLVLGVGRGRSLLTDMYNAHLTKDYAVRGLLGKATEDFCEGGRLVEKTTFDHVTREKLDRILAVIQGSHQKALVMYSNIDLQTQEAYEMAVRGLIRPMSKSPMLITGIRCLYFAPPEFLLEVQCMHETQKQLRRLVHEIGLELKSTAVCSQVRRTRDGFFTLDDALLRTQWNLQSIQNAIQAAAPRVAVELEKSLRPGPGTQQLAGSGQP